The following nucleotide sequence is from Oscillospiraceae bacterium.
AGGAAAAAACGGAACCTTTGACCGGGTGGGTCGGGCGGCGGAGATTCTCCGGAAACACAATGTAAAATTCAATATTCTAACGGTTGTGACGCCCGAGGTGGCTGAAAATATCACCGAGATTTATACGGAATATATAAAGAATGGCTATCTATACCAGCAGTATATTCCGCAGCTCGGAACATACGGGGAAAAATCGCAGCTTACGACAGAGGCTTTCGGGAACTTTTTATGTACGCTGTTTGATTTATGGATTGCCGATTTTACGGCGGGCAAAGATGTGACGATCCGGTATTTTGACGATCTGGCACAGATCTTGGCCGGACTTCCCGCGCCGACCTGCGGCATGTGCGGCGAGTGCGCGCCTCAGTATGTGGTCGAGGCCGACGGAGGCGTCTATCCCTGCGATTTTTATGTGATGGAAAAACATCGGCTCGGCAATATCAAGGACGGATTTGCGGCACTTGCGAAAAAACGTAAAGCGGGAGAGCTTGTATGTCAGTCGCGGAATGTCCCGGAAAAATGTATAAAATGCGAATTTTATACGATCTGTAAAAACGGATGCCTTCGTGAACGGAACAACAACGGAATCAACGAGCTTTGCAAGGGATATCAACAATTTTTCGCCCATGCCTTGCCTCGTTTGGAACAGCTGATATGAGTTAGGAGGATTCGTATGAAAAAAGTCGATATCTTCTCCGCACCGGTCTCGCTGCACGGCTTTGACGCCGAGGGTTATAAAAACCTTTGGCGGCTGCCGCCCGATCTGCATGATCTCATCAACATCGGTATTGCCAAGCTGAGCAAGCACACCTCCGGCGGCCGCATCCGCTTTTGCACCGACAGCCGAAAACTGAGCGTCCGGGTGACTCTCTGCGAGGAGAATGTGTATCCGAATATGGCGATTTCGGGCAGTTCCGGCGTTGATCTCTCCGTCAATGGCCGGATTGTGCAGAACTGGAAGCCGGATTTCAGCAAAAGCTTGTACGAGTTTGAATATAATACGAACGGTGAGAAAAAAGAAATTTGCTTTTATTTGCCGCTCTACAGCGGAGTCGCCAAATTCGAACTGTATGTCGATGACGGCGCTTTTATCGGTGCGGCAAGGCCCTACACCTACCCGAAGCCGGTGGTGTTTTACGGCTCCTCGATCACGCAGGGCGCATTCGCTTCGAAGCCCACAAACAGCTATACCGCGATGGTCTGCGAGATGCTCGACGCCGATTTCCGTAACCTCGGATTTGCCGGA
It contains:
- a CDS encoding SGNH/GDSL hydrolase family protein, with protein sequence MKKVDIFSAPVSLHGFDAEGYKNLWRLPPDLHDLINIGIAKLSKHTSGGRIRFCTDSRKLSVRVTLCEENVYPNMAISGSSGVDLSVNGRIVQNWKPDFSKSLYEFEYNTNGEKKEICFYLPLYSGVAKFELYVDDGAFIGAARPYTYPKPVVFYGSSITQGAFASKPTNSYTAMVCEMLDADFRNLGFAGNALGEENIADYIANLEMSAFVLDYDHNAWVERLEQTHERFFKQIRAKHPNLPIIIISRPDFDLNIPESIVRREIIKRTYDNAVANGDKLVEFIDGETIFGNVLRDHCTTDNCHPTDLGFERMAMAVLPVLKKFLG
- a CDS encoding radical SAM protein, which codes for MIKPASGACDMNCRYCFYRDTAELRDVNVGFMSLQTLQTVVREAVRYSPVQCDLIFQGGEPTLVGLDFYRALIDIERDYPKTIFHHSVQTNGLNLDDEWAEFFAKHDFLVGLSLDGVKKTHDLYRVQGKNGTFDRVGRAAEILRKHNVKFNILTVVTPEVAENITEIYTEYIKNGYLYQQYIPQLGTYGEKSQLTTEAFGNFLCTLFDLWIADFTAGKDVTIRYFDDLAQILAGLPAPTCGMCGECAPQYVVEADGGVYPCDFYVMEKHRLGNIKDGFAALAKKRKAGELVCQSRNVPEKCIKCEFYTICKNGCLRERNNNGINELCKGYQQFFAHALPRLEQLI